A window of Spirochaetales bacterium contains these coding sequences:
- a CDS encoding V-type ATP synthase subunit B — protein MREPSKLHETEKKLLAGREYIGVDRIDGPLLFVKNTHPVGYRELVECIDSDGNMRYGLVLDTADDVVVVQVFEGTAGLTMPSTRIRFRGRPLSIGVTKKMLGRVFNGLGRPIDGGPEPVSDTELDVNGKPINPTSREYPRDYIQTGISAIDGMNTLIRGQKLPIFSGNGLPHNELGAQIARQAKIKSGLTEFAVIFAAMGVKHDVARFFTRSFEESGVLPNVALFLSLADDPSIERLITPRTALTLAEHLAFNEDMHVLVILTDISNYCESLREISTIRGEIPSRKGYPGYLYSDLAEIYERSGMLTGYKGSITQLPILTMPNDDISHPIPDLSGYITEGQIVFEREMYARNIYPPVAGLPSLSRLMKDGIGEGMTRSDHPHLASQLFAAYSYVKDVRNLASVIGEEELTPLDHQYLEFGDAFERRFISQTMNEDRPIEQTLDLGWEVLRKLPAEELHRVTEEELEKYYG, from the coding sequence ATGCGTGAACCCTCAAAACTGCATGAAACAGAAAAAAAACTCCTCGCGGGCAGGGAATACATCGGTGTCGACAGGATAGACGGTCCCCTGCTTTTTGTCAAAAACACCCATCCCGTCGGATACCGGGAACTTGTCGAATGTATCGATTCGGACGGCAACATGCGCTACGGACTGGTCCTTGACACGGCGGACGATGTGGTGGTGGTCCAGGTATTCGAAGGGACCGCCGGTCTTACCATGCCGAGCACGCGGATACGCTTCAGGGGCCGGCCGCTTTCGATCGGTGTGACGAAAAAGATGCTGGGACGTGTGTTCAACGGACTCGGCAGACCGATCGACGGCGGGCCGGAACCGGTCAGCGATACGGAACTCGATGTGAACGGCAAGCCGATCAATCCGACCTCCCGTGAATATCCCCGCGATTACATTCAGACGGGAATTTCCGCCATTGACGGGATGAACACACTTATCCGCGGCCAGAAGCTCCCCATTTTTTCCGGCAACGGGCTTCCCCACAATGAACTCGGCGCCCAGATCGCACGGCAGGCAAAAATAAAAAGCGGCCTGACGGAGTTCGCCGTTATCTTTGCCGCCATGGGAGTAAAACACGATGTCGCCCGGTTTTTTACTCGTTCATTTGAAGAAAGCGGGGTTCTTCCGAATGTCGCGCTTTTCCTTTCACTTGCCGACGATCCTTCAATCGAACGGTTGATAACGCCGCGGACCGCGCTTACTCTTGCCGAACACCTCGCTTTTAACGAAGACATGCATGTACTGGTCATTCTGACCGATATATCGAACTATTGCGAATCGTTGCGGGAAATTTCCACGATCCGGGGAGAAATACCTTCAAGAAAGGGATATCCCGGGTACCTCTATTCCGATCTCGCGGAAATTTATGAACGATCCGGTATGCTGACCGGCTACAAGGGCTCGATTACGCAGCTTCCCATTCTCACCATGCCGAATGACGATATTTCTCATCCCATTCCGGATCTTTCGGGATATATTACCGAGGGCCAGATCGTTTTTGAACGTGAAATGTATGCGCGGAATATCTATCCGCCGGTCGCGGGGCTTCCTTCGCTTTCAAGGCTCATGAAAGACGGAATCGGGGAGGGAATGACACGGTCGGATCATCCCCATCTGGCAAGCCAGCTTTTTGCCGCCTACAGTTATGTCAAGGATGTGCGGAATCTGGCTTCGGTTATCGGAGAAGAAGAACTGACGCCGCTCGACCATCAGTATCTCGAGTTCGGTGACGCTTTCGAACGCCGGTTTATTTCACAAACCATGAATGAAGACAGACCGATCGAACAAACCCTCGATCTTGGGTGGGAAGTGCTTCGCAAGCTGCCGGCGGAGGAACTGCACAGGGTGACGGAAGAAGAACTGGAGAAATATTACGGGTAA
- a CDS encoding V-type ATP synthase subunit D translates to MQNIAPTKTNLIKLKHELKFAQLGYELLDQKRNILVIELLNLVDQAVDFQERVEKALQHAYRTLEEAVLNMGKLKVFNLSSAVNVETTIIIRERRIMGVPLPVVETSFKEYAPFYSPAGTSFWIDSSLSEFKEALKVMGRLAELKISIIRLANEVRKTIRKVNALEKIAIPDLRESVSYIQNRLEENERDMFVLMKMVKRRLEEKKDRENSNG, encoded by the coding sequence ATGCAGAATATCGCGCCGACAAAGACAAATCTCATAAAGCTCAAACATGAACTCAAGTTCGCCCAACTCGGTTACGAGTTGCTCGATCAGAAGCGTAATATTTTAGTAATCGAACTTCTCAACCTCGTGGATCAGGCGGTCGATTTTCAGGAAAGGGTCGAGAAAGCCCTTCAGCACGCATACAGAACCCTCGAAGAGGCCGTACTCAATATGGGAAAACTGAAAGTTTTCAATCTTTCGAGCGCGGTGAATGTCGAGACGACTATTATTATTCGGGAACGGCGAATTATGGGGGTACCCCTTCCGGTCGTCGAAACCTCTTTCAAAGAGTACGCCCCTTTTTACAGTCCCGCGGGAACGAGTTTCTGGATAGACAGTTCGCTTTCCGAATTCAAGGAGGCCCTCAAAGTCATGGGGCGTCTTGCGGAACTGAAAATATCGATTATCCGGCTCGCCAATGAGGTACGAAAGACCATTCGCAAGGTGAATGCACTCGAGAAAATCGCCATTCCGGACCTCAGGGAGAGTGTGTCTTATATACAAAATCGGCTTGAAGAAAATGAACGCGATATGTTCGTGCTTATGAAAATGGTAAAAAGGCGGTTGGAAGAAAAAAAGGATCGGGAAAACAGTAACGGATAA
- a CDS encoding ATPase, with protein MLKKKIAWSQIILLIVIVMTFFGSLTGAFAQGTESAAGTGVTSNSMPFALIAAAVAFGFGAIGAGIAIANIGAAAMGAIGERPEIAMQALLFIALADGIVVFGFITALMILNKV; from the coding sequence ATGTTAAAGAAAAAGATAGCGTGGAGTCAAATAATTCTTTTGATCGTTATTGTCATGACCTTCTTCGGGAGCCTCACGGGCGCCTTTGCGCAGGGAACGGAAAGCGCGGCCGGGACGGGAGTAACGTCGAATTCCATGCCGTTCGCCCTCATCGCCGCGGCGGTCGCTTTCGGCTTCGGTGCTATCGGGGCGGGTATCGCTATCGCCAATATCGGTGCGGCCGCCATGGGCGCGATCGGTGAGCGGCCCGAAATTGCCATGCAGGCATTACTCTTTATCGCGCTTGCCGACGGTATCGTCGTATTCGGGTTTATTACCGCGCTTATGATCCTGAACAAGGTATAG
- a CDS encoding V-type ATP synthase subunit F: MKYFVIGDEDTVLGFGMVGVRGAVVTNGREAEDAFNEALKETDVGIVIITERIAELIRPLVDRYLFTEKFPLIVEIQDRKGPVAGKPGIREMVNMAIGIKL, encoded by the coding sequence ATGAAGTACTTTGTTATCGGTGACGAGGATACGGTCCTGGGCTTCGGGATGGTCGGCGTCAGGGGAGCGGTGGTGACGAATGGGAGGGAGGCGGAAGATGCCTTCAATGAGGCGCTAAAGGAAACGGACGTTGGTATTGTCATCATAACCGAACGCATCGCGGAGTTGATCAGGCCCCTTGTCGACCGCTATCTTTTCACTGAAAAGTTCCCTCTCATCGTTGAAATACAGGACAGAAAAGGGCCGGTCGCGGGAAAGCCCGGAATTCGAGAGATGGTGAACATGGCAATCGGTATCAAGCTGTAA
- a CDS encoding V-type ATP synthase subunit A, whose product MNERIVGRVKRVNGPVIVAGGVTDAQMLELVRVGEVRLVGEIVKLEGDNAVVQVYEDTTGIAPGDNIYGSGMPLSVELGPGLIGTIYDGIQRPLEKIRELTERFIERGVRLPSLDRKKKWRFIPHRIETGTRLSGGAVIGTVQETVTITQKILVPPDSGGTLVSLAPEGEYTVEEPIGLIETTHGKTQLFLMHRWPIRKQRPVEMRLASEIPLITGQRIIDTLFPVVKGGTVAIPGGFGTGKTMTQHAIAKWCNAEVIVYIGCGERGNEMTDVLTEFPRLIDPKTGESIMSRTILIANTSNMPVSAREASIYTGVTLAEYFRDQGYHVAVMADSTSRWAEALRELSGRMEEMPAEEGFPAYLPTRIAEFYERAGYMETLSGEQGSVSLIGAVSPPGGDFSEPVTQHTKRFVRCFWALDRQLANARHYPAISWLDSYSEYLKEAAVWWEQEVGTSWWEDRTEMMELLQKEVRLQQVVKLVGPDALPDSQRFILEVCNLFKIAFLQQNAFDDIDRYSVPLKQMKMLHIIVTFYRRGADAIRRGVTLVKLKRMKVLQDIIKMKLTIANEELSSFDKLTSRLERSLDQLESIYA is encoded by the coding sequence ATGAACGAACGTATTGTCGGCCGGGTTAAAAGGGTCAATGGTCCGGTCATCGTGGCCGGGGGGGTTACGGACGCACAGATGCTCGAACTCGTGCGGGTCGGCGAAGTACGGCTCGTCGGTGAGATCGTGAAGCTCGAAGGGGATAACGCCGTTGTCCAGGTTTACGAAGATACGACCGGAATCGCGCCGGGAGATAATATTTACGGATCGGGGATGCCCCTATCCGTGGAATTGGGTCCGGGACTCATCGGTACCATCTATGACGGCATACAGCGGCCCCTGGAAAAGATCAGGGAACTGACCGAGCGCTTCATCGAACGGGGGGTACGGCTGCCGTCCCTCGATAGAAAAAAGAAGTGGCGTTTTATTCCCCACCGAATAGAAACGGGGACACGGCTTTCAGGTGGGGCTGTCATCGGGACGGTCCAGGAGACCGTCACGATAACACAGAAGATCCTCGTTCCGCCCGATTCCGGGGGAACGCTTGTTTCGCTTGCGCCGGAAGGCGAGTACACGGTGGAAGAACCAATCGGCCTCATCGAAACCACCCATGGGAAGACACAGCTTTTTCTCATGCACCGGTGGCCTATCAGAAAGCAGCGGCCGGTTGAGATGAGACTGGCATCGGAGATTCCACTGATTACCGGACAGCGGATCATCGATACCCTTTTCCCCGTCGTGAAGGGGGGGACGGTGGCGATTCCCGGCGGTTTCGGAACAGGGAAAACCATGACGCAGCACGCGATCGCAAAGTGGTGCAATGCGGAAGTGATCGTCTATATCGGGTGCGGTGAACGAGGGAACGAGATGACGGATGTCCTTACCGAATTTCCCCGGCTGATCGATCCGAAAACCGGTGAAAGCATCATGAGCCGGACCATTTTGATCGCGAACACCTCAAACATGCCGGTTTCGGCGCGGGAGGCGAGTATCTATACCGGCGTCACCCTTGCCGAATATTTTCGCGACCAGGGTTACCATGTAGCGGTCATGGCCGATTCGACGTCCCGCTGGGCGGAGGCGCTGCGGGAGCTTTCGGGGCGGATGGAGGAAATGCCGGCGGAAGAAGGTTTTCCCGCCTATCTGCCGACGCGTATAGCCGAGTTTTACGAACGCGCCGGGTACATGGAAACCCTCAGCGGTGAACAGGGTTCGGTCTCCCTCATCGGCGCGGTATCCCCGCCCGGCGGTGATTTTTCAGAACCCGTGACCCAGCACACGAAACGCTTTGTCCGGTGTTTCTGGGCACTCGACCGCCAGCTGGCAAATGCGCGGCATTACCCCGCGATTTCGTGGCTCGACAGTTACAGCGAATACCTGAAAGAAGCGGCCGTATGGTGGGAGCAGGAAGTCGGGACCAGCTGGTGGGAAGACAGGACGGAAATGATGGAACTCCTCCAGAAAGAGGTCCGGCTGCAGCAGGTGGTCAAGCTTGTCGGTCCGGACGCGCTTCCCGACAGCCAGCGCTTTATTCTCGAAGTCTGTAATCTTTTCAAGATCGCTTTTCTCCAGCAGAACGCGTTCGACGATATCGACCGGTATTCGGTACCGCTCAAACAGATGAAAATGCTTCATATCATCGTTACATTTTACAGGAGGGGTGCCGATGCCATCAGGCGGGGAGTCACACTCGTGAAACTCAAACGGATGAAGGTGCTTCAGGATATCATTAAAATGAAACTTACCATTGCGAATGAAGAGCTTTCCTCATTCGATAAACTCACCTCCCGTCTGGAGCGATCCCTCGATCAACTGGAGTCGATTTATGCGTGA
- a CDS encoding universal stress protein → MDGPVKRILVYIDGTEQTITAAQYAICLCRATGAQLFALYVVNTRALSDLVKSRIFLSEEQDEYRRDIEADAEKYLTHVRNLARRKGLVIETLNVSGTVHQEIKNKIAELDIDLLVLGELSRIRSRRDELYNESERAMRNVPCSVLIVKDEDRVWEIFDKLV, encoded by the coding sequence ATGGACGGACCTGTAAAAAGAATCCTTGTGTATATTGACGGGACAGAACAAACAATTACTGCCGCGCAATATGCCATCTGTCTTTGCAGGGCGACCGGGGCGCAATTGTTTGCACTCTATGTCGTCAATACAAGGGCATTGAGCGATCTGGTAAAATCACGGATATTTTTGAGTGAAGAACAGGACGAATACCGAAGGGATATCGAGGCCGATGCTGAAAAATACCTCACGCATGTCAGAAATCTTGCGCGCCGGAAAGGACTTGTCATCGAGACATTGAATGTCAGCGGGACGGTTCATCAGGAAATCAAGAATAAAATCGCCGAACTCGATATAGATCTTCTCGTATTGGGCGAGCTGTCGCGCATCAGAAGCAGACGGGACGAATTGTACAATGAATCGGAACGGGCCATGCGCAATGTTCCCTGTTCGGTTCTCATCGTCAAGGATGAAGATCGCGTATGGGAAATCTTTGACAAGCTGGTATGA
- a CDS encoding PTS sugar transporter subunit IIA, with protein MALVDLITEDVVKVPLVSENKHDIIRELIKILVDAGRINDGDAAYNAIIRREEQGSTGLEKGIAVPHAKCGEVSTLTMAIGIKPSGVDFEAIDEKPSYLFFMLLAPPDQSGPHIEALAEIARMARSDAFCSTLIASRSAKEVVDLFKEE; from the coding sequence ATGGCATTAGTCGACTTGATAACCGAAGATGTGGTAAAAGTTCCTCTTGTTTCGGAAAACAAGCATGATATTATCAGGGAACTTATCAAAATTCTGGTTGATGCGGGCAGGATCAACGATGGAGATGCCGCCTATAATGCGATCATCAGGCGGGAGGAACAGGGAAGCACGGGGCTCGAAAAAGGAATCGCCGTACCCCACGCCAAGTGCGGGGAGGTTTCGACCCTTACAATGGCGATCGGGATCAAGCCTTCCGGTGTGGATTTTGAAGCAATCGACGAAAAGCCGTCGTATCTTTTTTTTATGCTGCTCGCCCCCCCGGATCAATCGGGCCCGCACATCGAAGCGCTGGCGGAAATAGCCCGTATGGCCCGCTCCGACGCATTTTGTTCGACCTTGATCGCATCAAGATCGGCAAAGGAAGTCGTTGATTTATTCAAGGAAGAATAA